A genomic region of Eucalyptus grandis isolate ANBG69807.140 chromosome 5, ASM1654582v1, whole genome shotgun sequence contains the following coding sequences:
- the LOC120294017 gene encoding putative cysteine-rich receptor-like protein kinase 9 — protein MSSCFTISLSLLFFFINFVGTESAPTFLRHYCPNTTLFTPNSAYQSNLNTLLSSLASAAADGADGFANGTVGQNHPDQVYGLFLCRGDIDTSTCGDCMATGKKDILQRCPNQRVSVIWYDECMLRYSDGSIYSVMEQVPSFKTYRTRNITNPTQFMLVLGETMDDIAARASVGKSGKKLAVAEANFTSLQKLYTLAQCTPDLMVSECNTCLRAAIAGLPQGKQGGRLFTPSCSMRFELYPFYNASAMAALVPPPSYLHSPPAPVTRRKDPKFQSKAQGKKAIVPQIGRIAIVAALQNQQQCHL, from the exons ATGAGTTCTTGCTTCactatctccctctctcttctcttcttcttcatcaattttgTAGGTACTGAATCAGCACCCACGTTTCTACGGCATTACTGCCCAAACACCACCCTCTTCACTCCCAACTCCGCCTACCAGTCCAACCTGAAcaccctcctctcttccctcgCCTCTGCTGCCGCCGATGGCGCTGATGGCTTCGCCAATGGTACTGTTGGCCAAAACCATCCCGACCAGGTCTACGGGCTCTTCCTCTGCCGTGGCGACATCGACACCTCCACATGCGGCGACTGCATGGCCACTGGAAAAAAGGATATACTCCAAAGATGCCCCAACCAGCGAGTCTCCGTGATCTGGTACGATGAGTGTATGTTGAGGTACTCCGATGGGTCCATCTACTCGGTCATGGAACAAGTGCCTTCTTTCAAGACGTACCGCACCAGGAACATCACCAATCCAACACAGTTCATGCTAGTCCTGGGAGAGACCATGGACGACATCGCTGCGAGGGCTTCAGTCGGCAAGTCGGGGAAGAAACTTGCTGTTGCGGAGGCAAACTTTACGAGTTTGCAGAAGCTGTACACGCTCGCACAGTGCACACCGGACTTGATGGTGTCCGAGTGCAACACATGCCTCCGGGCGGCAATCGCGGGCCTCCCACAGGGGAAGCAAGGTGGGAGGTTGTTCACTCCGAGCTGCAGCATGAGGTTCGAGCTGTACCCATTTTATAATGCCTCGGCCATGGCAGCCCTGGTGCCTCCGCCGTCCTACCTTCATTCTCCTCCTGCTCCCGTGACCAGACGTAAAG ATCCAAAATTCCAGTCTAAAGCCCAAGGTAAGAAAGCTATAGTACCACAAATTGGAAGGATTGCCATTGTGGCAGCCCTTCAGAATCAGCAGCAGTGCCACCTCTAA
- the LOC120294016 gene encoding G-type lectin S-receptor-like serine/threonine-protein kinase At1g61390 yields the protein MEVWWLNLVVVLCLLFALFLSLPLEAFARLPFHSFVRIESVKFHKAFFRKYFLILFHIIPITLHLCSLLVIFLLQTLQSSTIYNITASSPLVQNQTLVSSSQIFELGFFTPNGSAKQYLGIWYKNMTPSKKVWVANRNKPIGHTDKSASLIIGNDGNLKLLDGQKNTVWSTNVMAKSNYSAALLSDYGNFVLQDRNANILWESFDEPTDTLLPNMTIGVNMKTGKKRNLISWKGEDDPSFGSFVVGVTSETPPQLFTWNGLSRYWRSGQWDKTRFIGIPTMDNTYYDVQQDIVQGTSNYTNNNHNNSIFGYTFISFEGTLKAVWWANHWSTYWEAPAPTKPCEIYGKCGPFGVCNQSSSPICRCLEGFKPISDEEWNRGNWTKGCLRELELNCQKSASTAASTTV from the exons ATGGAGGTCTGGTGGCTGAATCTGGTGGTCGTGTTGTGTCTGTTGTTTGCTCTCTTTCTGTCCTTGCCTCTTGAGGCTTTTGCGCGGCTTCCCTTCCACTCTTTTGTTCGCATtgagagt GTGAAGTTTCACAAGGCATTTTTTCGCAAatacttcttgattctattccacaTTATTCCAATAACTCTGCACTTGTGTTCTTTGCTTgtcatcttccttcttcaaacACTTCAAAGCAGCACAATTTACAACATAACTGCATCAAGTCCACTGGTTCAGAACCAAACCCTGGTCTCTAGTAGTCAAATCTTTGAGCTTGGATTCTTCACGCCTAATGGATCAGCAAAGCAGTACCTAGGAATATGGTACAAGAACATGACTCCCTCCAAAAAAGTCTGGGTGGCCAACAGGAACAAGCCAATTGGACACACAGATAAATCTGCGAGTTTAATAATTGGCAACGATGGAAATCTGAAGCTTCTTGATGGGCAAAAAAACACTGTGTGGTCGACTAATGTCATGGCAAAGTCAAATTATTCTGCAGCCCTCCTTTCAGACTATGGAAACTTTGTTCTTCAAGACAGGAATGCGAATATATTGTGGGAAAGCTTTGATGAGCCAACTGACACTCTCCTGCCAAACATGACGATTGGAGTAAACATGAAAACAGGAAAGAAACGAAACTTGATTTCCTGGAAAGGCGAAGATGATCCCTCCTTCGGAAGCTTTGTCGTAGGAGTGACATCGGAGACACCACCTCAGCTTTTCACTTGGAATGGATTGAGTCGTTACTGGAGAAGTGGACAATGGGATAAAACCAGGTTCATCGGAATACCCACCATGGACAACACATACTATGATGTCCAGCAAGATATTGTCCAGGGAACATCAAATTATACCAACAATAATCACAACAACTCCATCTTTGGATATACTTTCATCTCTTTTGAAGGAACTTTAAAGGCGGTTTGGTGGGCCAATCACTGGTCAACATACTGGGAGGCACCGGCACCAACTAAACCTTGTgaaatttatggaaaatgtgGGCCCTTTGGAGTTTGCAACCAGTCTAGTTCACCTATTTGTCGATGCTTAGAAGGTTTCAAACCAATATCAGATGAAGAATGGAACAGAGGAAACTGGACCAAAGGATGCCTTAGGGAATTGGAATTGAATTGTCAGAAATCTGCAAGCACAGCTGCTTCAACGACTGTC
- the LOC120286323 gene encoding G-type lectin S-receptor-like serine/threonine-protein kinase SD1-13 — MSPEYAMGGTFLEKSDVYSFGVLLLEIISSKKNTNLDYPGQHLNLLAYAWHLWCEGRGLDLMDAATANAFSALEVMRCIQVGLLCTQDHTIDRPNMSIVVLMLNGESELSPPKQPAYIFQRLLAHQVQSQEGSIRSMNTITITTVEGR, encoded by the exons ATGTCTCCCGAGTATGCTATGGGTGGGACATTTTTAGAGAAATCCGATGTTTATAGCTTTGGAGTACTATTATTGGAGATTATCAGCAGCAAGAAGAATACAAATTTAGATTACCCCGGGCAGCATCTTAATCTCCTTGCTTAT GCTTGGCACTTGTGGTGTGAAGGAAGAGGATTGGACCTGATGGATGCAGCCACTGCTAATGCATTTTCGGCATTAGAAGTAATGAGATGCATTCAAGTAGGGCTTCTCTGTACGCAAGACCACACCATAGATAGACCCAACATGTCAATCGTGGTTCTAATGCTGAATGGGGAGTCCGAACTTTCACCGCCGAAGCAACCGGCATATATATTTCAAAGGCTGTTGGCCCACCAAGTCCAATCACAAGAAGGAAGCATCCGGTCCATGAATACCATCACCATTACTACAGTTGAAGGAagataa